From the genome of Leishmania donovani BPK282A1 complete genome, chromosome 10, one region includes:
- a CDS encoding small GTP-binding protein Rab7, putative, with product MEEDLAYKIIVIGSVSVGKSNITSRFCDGAFYPDLVPTLGMDFKYSSCNTLEKRPRCVRLQVWDTSGQDDFVTLTTAFYRNCQGALLCFDLTNRQSFEDLDQWYERLERYSPVVPPLILVGCKLDLVESHLDEQGEGIVLGSHRQIAKSEADAWARYHSCLCYLETSAKENTNVSQAFQQLATYIASVANPGAKHAGRILGPGGRLLVEEEEEKQKKRQCCAN from the coding sequence ATGGAGGAAGATTTGGCATACAAGATCATCGTGATTGGGAGCGTTAGTGTAGGGAAGAGCAACATCACGTCCCGATTCTGCGATGGTGCGTTCTACCCCGACCTCGTCCCCACCTTAGGGATGGACTTCAAGTACAGTAGCTGCAACACCCTCGAAAAGAggccgcgctgcgtgcggcTGCAGGTCTGGGACACGAGCGGGCAGGACGATTTCGTCACGCTCACGACCGCCTTCTACCGCAACTGCCAGGGCGCGCTACTGTGCTTCGACCTTACGAATCGGCAGTCCTTCGAGGATCTCGATCAGTGGTATGAGCGGCTAGAGCGGTACtcgccggtggtgccgcctcTCATCCTGGTTGGGTGCAAGCTGGACCTCGTAGAGAGCCACCTCGACGAGCAGGGTGAGGGAATCGTCCTGGGGAGTCATCGCCAAATAGCCAAGAGCGAGGCGGACGCGTGGGCGCGGTACCACAGCTGCCTCTGCTACCTCGAGACGAGCGCGAAGGAGAACACAAACGTATCGCAGGCGTTTCAGCAGCTCGCCACGTACATCGCCTCCGTAGCGAATCCAGGCGCCAAGCACGCGGGCCGCATCCTCGGCCCCGGTGGCCGCCTGcttgtggaggaggaggaggagaagcagaagaagcgCCAGTGCTGCGCCAACTGA
- a CDS encoding flagellar protofilament ribbon protein-like protein produces the protein MGSAVEEQNLFSAANGRGIAAASSVDNAASASNQMNTKTKKQLFMLQRAERLKDPKVRKMGIDREALDAQVREKEALRRLEKERNDYYDRQALLMDRHACALQQEVNSIRAAREKELQDYRQTFQKKEMGREWDLNDPEARRKELPARIGDDDPRNGPSSLQKFEGEDLDYAARRAAQQRQQRQWAQQQVNEKLAKKWMEQERDRAFDDRNEEVNHRLYEVEQKVAEQRRLMEKNGADFNRALAEQQRREAVRAKEEDTRLGLQEMAYQMDSDFLNERETVVSELGGSVMAERYKGMSEKQKTLLRAGQDEQLRELRRRRLLEVEEQRQWSLQENMQLRMANALDRQRERERRAEREQLAETHKMQAQAAAKRKAQLDELYKNAVDEDYFKYWDRCL, from the coding sequence ATGGGCTCGGCGGTGGAGGAACAAAATCTGTTCTCTGCGGCCAACGGCCGCGGAATCGCAGCCGCGAGCTCCGTCGACAACGCAGCCAGCGCTTCGAACCAGATGAACACCAAGACTAAGAAGCAGCTCTTTATGCTGCAGAGGGCGGAGCGACTGAAGGACCCTAAGGTGCGCAAGATGGGCATCGACCGCGAGGCCTTGGATGCGCAGGTGCGTGAGAaggaagcgctgcgccggctggaaaaggagaggaatGACTACTACGACCGACAGGCACTCCTGATGGACCGCCATGCGTGtgcactgcagcaggaggTGAATTCCATTCGCGCAGCTCGAGAAAAGGAGCTGCAGGACTACCGCCAGACCTTTCAGAAGAAAGAGATGGGCCGCGAGTGGGACCTTAACGACCCGGAGGCACGGCGCAAGGAGCTTCCGGCACGcatcggcgacgacgacccTCGTAACGGACCATCGTCGCTGCAGAAGTTTGAAGGCGAGGATCTCGACTACGCGGCACgcagggcggcgcagcagcggcagcagcggcagtgggcgcagcagcaggtgaaCGAGAAGCTCGCGAAGAAGTGGAtggagcaggagcgcgaCCGCGCGTTCGACGACCGCAACGAGGAGGTGAACCACCGCCTGTACGAGGTGGAGCAAAaggtggcggagcagcgcaggcTCATGGAGAAGAACGGGGCCGATTTCAACCGCGCGCtcgctgagcagcagcgacgcgagGCTGTGCgcgccaaggaggaggacacTCGCCTCGGCCTGCAAGAGATGGCGTACCAGATGGACAGCGACTTCCTCAACGAGCGCGAAACCGTAGTCAGCGAgcttggcggcagcgtcatgGCAGAGCGCTACAAGGGCATGTCGGAGAAGCAGAAGACCCTCCTGCGAGCCGGCCAAgatgagcagctccgcgagctccgccgtcgtcgtcttttAGAGGTGGAGGAGCAAAGGCAGTGGTCGCTGCAGGAAAACATGCAGCTGCGAATGGCAAACGCTCTCGATCGTCAGCGCGAGCGCGAACGCCGAGCTgagcgcgagcagctggcggagaCTCACAAGATGCAGgcacaagcagcagccaAACGTAAGGCCCAGTTAGACGAGCTCTACAAAAACGCGGTAGACGAGGACTACTTCAAGTACTGGGATCGGTGCTTGTAG